In Leptospira sp. WS58.C1, a single genomic region encodes these proteins:
- a CDS encoding LIC11631 family protein: protein MAKTILSKPSIFEPYGHSDLYALDNLYFSPLREREVWDFSRVREFSALNLGFIFARAELAWKKLHAELEIKNLNPSFKKGICLSEGWEEAPGLKIDSFLPKVFGTEATFQYSRLENLSEKIPFREFFSSEGFVFNGNWKEKNYLILFSKLHSEERNLPSVIKKISHFHTEQKSEGNFFLRTEKQSYLNFLKPKESLGPLFLQEKKIDQDPFLFLSLEYSDIIK, encoded by the coding sequence ATGGCGAAAACGATCCTCTCCAAACCTAGTATTTTCGAACCTTACGGTCATTCGGACCTATATGCTTTGGATAATTTATATTTTTCTCCGCTAAGAGAAAGAGAAGTCTGGGACTTTTCCAGAGTAAGGGAATTTTCCGCCTTAAATTTAGGGTTCATTTTTGCCAGAGCGGAACTTGCTTGGAAAAAGTTACACGCAGAATTGGAAATCAAAAATTTAAACCCAAGTTTTAAGAAGGGGATCTGCTTAAGTGAAGGCTGGGAAGAAGCTCCCGGACTTAAAATTGATTCCTTTTTGCCGAAAGTATTCGGCACCGAAGCGACTTTTCAATATTCCAGATTGGAAAATCTTTCGGAAAAAATCCCGTTTCGGGAATTTTTCTCCTCGGAAGGATTTGTTTTCAACGGGAATTGGAAGGAAAAAAATTATTTAATCTTATTTTCAAAGCTACATTCGGAAGAAAGAAATTTACCTTCCGTGATCAAAAAGATCTCTCATTTCCATACCGAACAAAAATCAGAAGGGAATTTTTTCCTCAGAACGGAAAAACAATCTTATTTGAATTTTCTGAAGCCGAAAGAATCTTTGGGTCCTTTATTTTTACAAGAAAAGAAAATCGACCAAGATCCGTTCTTATTTTTAAGTTTGGAATATTCGGATATTATTAAGTAG
- a CDS encoding AMP-dependent synthetase/ligase, with product MAENLAQLFRESAEKFKNKPAFLYKDAQKNYLPITYSELYEAGLNLAEALIDLGIQSRDHVALLADNRVEWIIADYGIIMTGAADVPRGTDITDSEIVYIVSHSESEVVFIENDKMLEKFNRNKSQLGKVKTVILMDKESEAPGVLKMYDLIEKGKSLRASGSRKVEDRVAAIKPEDLFTLIYTSGTTGLPKGVQLRHSNMMHQVLEVTPMLKISAEARLLSILPVWHVFERVVEYVCISIGAATYYTNVRDLRQDLATVKPTFMGSAPRLWENIYNGIYTRINDPSQTPAIRRGLFKLAYFFSDKKNAAVRFITGKEVDYHGRNPILSLFYGILMFIQLILTGPFTLTVISSVAAYLLSSTEFSFLSLPLYIVAALAAFLNSATLDKIVLSKIRTATGGKLKASISGGGALPRHVDEFFNNIGINVLEGYGMTETSPVLSVRTFQKLIIGSVGSIVPKTNLQIRNDNNEVLTEIDENGKVIKGRLGKKGVVFVKGPQVMKGYFKNEEATSKALVDGWMNTGDMGMINFKHTLTLTGRAKDTVVLLGGENVEPVPIENKLQESPYISQCMVIGQDQKNLGAIIVPDFEKLEEWAKENGVDTSNKETLIENAKVLDLYRKEIKALNNAKNGFKSFEQVTPFFIVSKPFEVGDELNNMLKMKRHVIAEKYADKIKKVYSGN from the coding sequence ATGGCTGAGAATCTCGCCCAATTATTCCGTGAGTCGGCAGAAAAATTTAAAAATAAACCGGCTTTCTTATACAAAGATGCGCAAAAGAATTATTTGCCGATCACCTATTCAGAGTTATACGAGGCAGGTCTGAATCTTGCCGAGGCTTTGATCGATCTAGGCATCCAATCTAGAGACCATGTAGCGTTACTCGCCGATAACCGTGTAGAATGGATCATCGCGGATTACGGTATCATTATGACCGGTGCGGCTGACGTTCCGAGAGGAACGGACATCACCGATTCCGAAATCGTTTATATCGTTAGCCATTCCGAATCAGAAGTGGTATTCATAGAAAACGATAAAATGTTGGAAAAATTCAACAGAAACAAATCCCAGCTCGGAAAAGTAAAAACAGTCATTTTAATGGACAAAGAATCCGAAGCTCCAGGCGTTCTGAAAATGTACGACCTGATCGAAAAAGGAAAAAGTTTAAGAGCTTCCGGATCCCGTAAGGTAGAAGATAGAGTAGCAGCTATCAAACCGGAAGACCTTTTCACCTTGATCTATACTTCCGGGACTACCGGTCTTCCTAAAGGTGTTCAACTAAGACATTCCAATATGATGCATCAGGTATTGGAAGTCACTCCAATGTTGAAAATAAGTGCGGAAGCAAGATTACTCTCCATTCTTCCCGTATGGCACGTATTCGAACGGGTTGTGGAATACGTTTGTATCAGCATCGGTGCAGCTACATATTACACAAATGTTAGGGACCTTCGCCAAGACTTAGCGACCGTAAAACCGACATTCATGGGCTCTGCTCCTCGTCTTTGGGAAAATATCTACAACGGTATTTATACAAGGATCAATGATCCAAGCCAAACTCCTGCAATCCGCCGCGGTTTATTCAAACTCGCTTATTTCTTCTCCGATAAGAAAAACGCCGCAGTTCGTTTTATTACGGGCAAGGAAGTGGATTATCACGGAAGAAATCCGATTCTCTCCTTATTTTACGGGATTTTAATGTTCATCCAGTTGATCCTGACGGGACCTTTCACTTTGACGGTAATCTCTTCGGTTGCGGCTTATCTGCTTTCTTCCACAGAATTTTCCTTCTTAAGTCTTCCCTTATATATAGTGGCTGCTCTTGCTGCGTTTTTGAACAGCGCAACTTTGGATAAGATCGTTCTTTCTAAGATCAGAACTGCCACCGGTGGAAAATTGAAGGCTTCCATCTCCGGAGGAGGAGCTCTTCCTCGTCACGTAGACGAATTTTTCAACAATATCGGTATCAACGTGCTGGAAGGATACGGTATGACCGAAACTTCTCCGGTTCTTTCCGTGAGAACGTTCCAAAAGTTAATCATCGGTTCCGTAGGTTCGATCGTTCCTAAAACCAATCTGCAGATCAGAAACGATAATAACGAAGTTCTTACCGAAATAGACGAGAACGGAAAAGTAATCAAAGGAAGATTAGGTAAGAAAGGTGTTGTATTCGTAAAAGGTCCTCAGGTCATGAAAGGTTACTTCAAAAATGAAGAAGCGACTTCCAAAGCTCTTGTCGACGGATGGATGAATACCGGCGATATGGGAATGATCAACTTCAAACATACCTTAACATTGACCGGTAGAGCAAAAGACACTGTGGTATTGTTGGGCGGTGAGAACGTTGAGCCGGTCCCGATAGAGAATAAACTCCAAGAATCTCCGTATATCAGCCAATGTATGGTAATCGGGCAAGACCAGAAAAACTTGGGAGCCATTATTGTTCCTGACTTCGAAAAATTGGAAGAATGGGCAAAAGAGAACGGAGTGGACACGTCTAACAAAGAAACTTTGATCGAGAACGCTAAAGTATTGGATCTTTATAGAAAGGAAATCAAAGCACTCAACAACGCGAAAAACGGGTTCAAGTCTTTCGAACAAGTTACTCCATTCTTCATAGTTTCCAAACCTTTCGAGGTAGGGGACGAGTTGAACAATATGTTGAAGATGAAACGTCACGTAATTGCTGAAAAATACGCGGATAAGATTAAAAAAGTCTATTCAGGTAATTAA
- a CDS encoding TlpA family protein disulfide reductase has product MVFRKASPFFLLLLSVLFLNNCRSDEQPLLYQITLQDWDGNSHKFSEDKGKLVVLDFWASWCEPCKKAVPVVEKLREKLKDSPAVVLGVNTEDDLSLEEIKKAASDFGMLYPSLLDPEWKLVTPLKIEGQPALFVFSKSGKKLHSQYGISEKDLPVLTGRLKNWLESP; this is encoded by the coding sequence ATGGTTTTTAGAAAAGCCTCGCCTTTCTTTTTACTTCTTTTATCCGTTTTATTCTTAAATAATTGCAGATCGGATGAGCAACCTTTGCTCTACCAAATTACTCTTCAGGATTGGGATGGGAATTCCCATAAATTTTCGGAGGACAAGGGAAAGTTAGTGGTCTTGGATTTTTGGGCGAGCTGGTGTGAGCCTTGCAAAAAAGCGGTGCCAGTGGTGGAAAAACTGAGAGAGAAATTGAAAGATTCTCCTGCCGTTGTGTTAGGCGTGAATACTGAAGATGATCTCAGTTTGGAAGAAATCAAAAAAGCCGCTTCCGATTTCGGGATGTTGTATCCGAGTCTTTTAGATCCGGAATGGAAACTTGTGACCCCTCTGAAAATAGAAGGTCAGCCCGCATTATTCGTGTTTAGCAAATCCGGAAAGAAACTTCATTCCCAATACGGAATTTCAGAGAAAGACCTGCCGGTATTGACCGGAAGACTAAAAAACTGGCTCGAATCTCCGTAA
- a CDS encoding glycosyltransferase family 4 protein → MSNIDRKKYKIALDARPLSTPVSGVGRLIESVLKGFDQDPDFEFYLFSHKPIHEGYSDLFKNPNIKPVIGQGLFSKKGGIYFAFYLPFQLRKYEIDLFWGTQQVFPLFLSKNIPGVLTYHDFVAYRFPETMRPIARFQQLFYLRRSIQRADYILANSEFTRSEILKYSSFPKDKIGIIYPGYSPKEIRKIKTPPTKRIGKLPKKFFLTVSTLEPRKNFGTLLKAYRNAKKEGSDLVWVHAGKEGWESPEFLSKFKHSSAAGELYWFDFVNEEELKYLYSQASLFVFPSIYEGFGIPLLEALAYSLPCIVSDLEVFREIGKRSCVYISPESEEDWKNAILDFQKKKFKFPKPDLKRFERLKSAALVKKIFRDLVSYKRT, encoded by the coding sequence TTGTCCAATATCGATAGAAAAAAATACAAGATCGCCTTGGATGCAAGGCCATTGTCCACTCCTGTTTCAGGTGTGGGACGGCTCATCGAATCGGTACTAAAAGGTTTCGATCAAGATCCCGATTTCGAATTTTATCTTTTTTCGCATAAGCCGATCCACGAAGGTTATTCGGATCTATTCAAAAACCCGAATATAAAGCCTGTAATAGGACAGGGTCTATTTTCTAAAAAAGGAGGGATTTACTTCGCTTTCTATCTTCCTTTTCAACTAAGGAAATATGAGATCGATTTATTTTGGGGAACTCAACAGGTATTTCCACTTTTCCTTTCTAAAAATATTCCCGGGGTTTTAACATATCATGATTTTGTAGCCTATCGTTTTCCGGAGACTATGAGACCGATTGCAAGATTTCAGCAGCTTTTTTATTTAAGAAGAAGTATCCAAAGAGCGGATTATATTCTTGCTAACTCGGAATTTACTCGTTCAGAGATCTTAAAGTATTCCTCTTTCCCGAAAGATAAAATAGGTATTATTTATCCCGGTTACTCTCCTAAAGAGATTCGAAAGATTAAAACTCCGCCTACAAAACGAATCGGCAAATTGCCTAAAAAGTTTTTCTTGACCGTTTCCACTTTAGAACCCCGAAAAAATTTCGGAACTCTTCTAAAAGCCTATCGAAATGCAAAAAAAGAAGGATCGGACCTAGTTTGGGTGCATGCAGGGAAAGAAGGTTGGGAATCTCCCGAGTTCCTCTCAAAATTCAAACATTCGTCCGCAGCGGGAGAGTTATACTGGTTCGATTTTGTAAATGAGGAAGAACTAAAATATCTCTATTCTCAAGCGAGCTTATTTGTTTTTCCGTCCATCTACGAAGGATTCGGGATACCACTTTTAGAGGCTCTTGCTTATTCTCTACCTTGTATCGTTTCGGATCTTGAAGTTTTTAGAGAAATAGGAAAAAGATCCTGTGTGTATATTTCTCCGGAATCGGAGGAAGATTGGAAAAATGCGATTTTGGATTTCCAAAAGAAGAAGTTCAAGTTCCCGAAGCCGGATCTGAAACGATTCGAACGACTGAAGTCTGCCGCACTCGTAAAAAAAATTTTTAGAGACCTAGTTTCTTATAAACGGACTTAA
- a CDS encoding 3'(2'),5'-bisphosphate nucleotidase CysQ produces the protein MRFPEEAELVSKLVLEAADRIFSIYGTNFQVMEKSKGDPLTEADLQANEIIAGGIRKILNDKVYSEEDSDFSHSSLQGERVWILDPIDGTREFVAKNPEFAISLGLLEDGKPVFGIVMNPATGEFFWGAEGKGAYYNILKSPYVENKIDWENTFYLQKGESPELPKILVSISETKAGLFKNFNYGNDYVLAPKGSIAYKLALVAVGKYPLTLSLRPKNDWDVAGGIAILRASQGKDLEIRSGKEYPFLTSKLGIGLLAGESELVTQFWEKFKTSLQGSVRDRW, from the coding sequence ATGCGATTTCCGGAAGAAGCGGAATTAGTTTCAAAACTTGTTCTGGAAGCCGCAGACCGGATCTTTTCCATCTATGGAACAAATTTCCAGGTGATGGAAAAATCCAAAGGTGACCCTCTTACGGAAGCCGACCTGCAGGCAAACGAGATCATCGCCGGCGGCATCCGCAAAATCCTAAACGACAAAGTATACTCCGAAGAGGATTCCGATTTTTCACATTCTTCTCTACAAGGGGAAAGAGTTTGGATCTTAGATCCTATCGATGGGACCAGGGAATTTGTGGCTAAAAATCCTGAGTTTGCGATCAGTTTGGGACTTTTGGAAGATGGTAAACCTGTTTTTGGGATCGTAATGAATCCTGCAACGGGTGAATTCTTTTGGGGTGCGGAAGGTAAGGGAGCATATTATAATATTCTAAAGTCCCCTTATGTTGAAAATAAGATCGATTGGGAGAATACTTTTTATCTGCAAAAGGGTGAGTCTCCCGAACTTCCTAAGATACTTGTTTCCATTTCGGAAACGAAAGCCGGACTTTTTAAAAATTTTAATTATGGAAATGATTATGTTTTGGCGCCGAAAGGTTCCATCGCTTATAAACTCGCCTTAGTCGCGGTGGGGAAATATCCTTTAACACTTTCTCTTCGGCCTAAAAACGATTGGGACGTGGCTGGAGGGATTGCGATCCTGAGAGCTTCTCAAGGCAAAGACTTGGAGATACGATCCGGAAAAGAGTATCCATTTTTAACTTCCAAACTTGGAATAGGATTGCTTGCCGGTGAATCAGAATTAGTTACCCAATTTTGGGAAAAGTTTAAAACTTCTCTCCAAGGTTCCGTTAGGGATCGTTGGTAA